Within the Mycobacteriales bacterium genome, the region GGCCAGCCATCTTCTCCAGCGTCGTGTCGCGGCGCGGCCCGAGGTCCTCGGTGACCTCTCCAAACGCAGCGATCTCCCGGGCGAACCGGCCCTCGTCGATCGCCCGTAGCGCGCGCTGGTGCGACTCGAAGGCGAACGCCTCCATCTCCTCGCGGGAGATGTCCCACTGCTGCGCGATCATCTCGGCCGAGTTGAACTGCGACAGCGGCTGGTCGCCGTAGCGCGCCACCCAGCCGGCCGATCCGGTGAACGGCTCGGCGAAGCCGTACTGCTCACCCGCGAGCATCGCCGAGGAGATCGGGATCGCACTCATGTTCTGCACGCCGCCTGCGACGACAAGGTCGGCGGTGCCGCTCATCACGGCCTGCGCGGCGAAGTGAAGTGCCTGCTGCGAGGAGCCGCACTGCCGGTCGACGGTGACGCCGGGCACCTCCTCGGGCAGGCCCGCGGCCAGCCAGCAGGTGCGGGCGATGTCGCCGGCCTGCGGGCCGATCGTGTCGACGCAGCCGAAGACCACGTCCTCGACCGCCGCCGGGTCGACATCGGCCCGCTCGATCACGGCACGCAGGACGTGCGCGCCGAGGTCTGCCGGGTGGACCCCTGCCAGCCCGCCGCCGCGCCGGGTCACCGGGCTGCGCACCGCCTCGACCAGGAATGCCTCAGCCATCGGACGATCCCTTCATCGCGCTCAGGAAGGCGGGCGCCTCGCCCCCTCCGTCGACGTACAGCTCGGCGCCGGTGACGTAGCCGGTCTCCGGGCCCGACAGCAGCAGGCATGCGGCCGCCACATCCGCCGGTGAAGCAAGGCGGCCCATCGGCACGGTCGCCTCGACGGCGCCGATGTCGTCACCGTAGGTCTGGCCGGCGAGCTCCGTGCGCACCAGCCCCGGTGTCACCTGGTTGACCCGCACCTTGGGCGCCCACTCGATCGCGAGGCTGCGGGTCAGCACCGCGAGCCCGGCCTTCGCGGCGTTGTAGGCCGACGTGCCGGGCGCCGGCCGCCGCGCCGCGACGCTGCCGATGTTGACGATCACCCCGCCGCCGTCCTGCTGCTGCATGACCGCGTTGGCCGCCTGCGACAGGTAGTAGGGCGCCAGCAGGTTGAGCGCGACGATCCGCTCGACGAACCGCGGGCTGACCGTCGCCGCGTCCGCGTAGGGGCTGCCGCCCGCGTTGTTGACCAGCACGTCGAGCCGGCCGTGCGTCCCGACGACCTCGTCGACCAGCGCGCGGCACTGGTCGGGGTCCCGCACGTCGCAGGAGACGAACGGGTGCGGCGACGAGTCGGGTGGCTTGCGGCCGCAGACGATGACCCTCGCGCCGGCTTCGGCGTAGGCCGCAGCGATGCCGGCACCGAGACCCCGGGTGCCCCCGGTGACCAGGACCACGCTGGCGTCGAAGGACGCGGTCACACCTGCGCCCGCGCGAAAGTCGCCGCCATGTCACCGGCGGCGACGTGAGCGAACGCCATCGCCGGCGTGATCGGCGCACCGGGACCGGGATAGGTGTTGCCCATCATCGACGCCATCGTGTTGCCGCAGGCGTAGAGACCGGGCAGCGGCCGACCGTCGCCGCCCAGCACCCGCGCGTGCTCGTCGCAGATGAGGCCACCCTTGGTGCCGAGGTCCGACAGCACCACCTGCGCCGCGTAGAACGGCCCTTGGACGATCGGGCCGAGCGACGGGTTCGGGTGCTCGTGCGGGCCCGGAATTCCCGGGTAGCGCTGGAAGACCCAGAGCAGCTGACGCTCGTGGCTGCCCTCGGCGCCCCGGCCGAACTCCTCGTCGACCCCGCGGTCGACCGACTCGTTCCAGCGCGCCACCGTCTGCGGCAGGTCGACCGCGCCGATCAGGTCGGCGAGCGCGGTCAGCGTGCCGGCCCGCTTCAGCGCACCCGCCTGCACCCAGGGGGTCGGGTCGGCGCCCGGTCGCAGGCCACCGAACCCGCTCACCTGCAGGAACTGCTCGTCGAAGACGAACCACGACGGGATGACCGGTCGCCCCGCGTCGTGCGCCGCCAGCATCAGGTGGCCGAACGTGTCGTAGTCGACGCCTTCGTTGAGCCAGCGACGACCGGTCCGGTCCACGACGATGCCGCCCGGCGTCACCCGCTCCCAGAGCAGGAACGACGGCCGGCCGTCGGGCCGGAGGAACCCCGGCGCCCACCAGGAGTCGTCCATGAGGTCCGTGCGCGCGCCGAGCGCGATGCCGGCGCGGATGCCGTCGCCGGTGTTGCCTTCGACGCCGAGCGTCCAGTCGCTGTGCCGCACCGGTCCCGGCTGGTGGGCGGCACGCATCTCGACGTTGCGCTCGAAGCCACCCGAGGCCAGCAGCACGCCGGCCCGGGCCCGCACCTCGAGCGCCTCGCCGTCGCGGCGCGCGGAGATGCCCACGACCGCGCCGCCGTCGACCAGCAGGTCGACGAACGCGGTCGACGCCCACAGGTCGACCCCCGCCGCCGTGCAGGCGATGAGCAGCTGGGCGATCAGCGACTGGCCGCCCCACATCGGCCCCTCCGGCCCGGGGTCGGGGATCGGCGGGCCACCGTCGCCCATCGGCATCTTCTGCACGAACGGCTGCGGGACCTCGCCGAGCCGCGCGCGCGGGAAGATCTTCGGCGTGATCGCGCGGCCGGTGAGCAGCGCGCCCGGCCGGCCGGGGTGGTAGTCGGGGTAGCCGGTCATGTAGTTGAAGTGCACGCCGTGCTCTTCGAGCCAGGCGATCGTCGGAGCCGCGGCCTCGAGGAATGCGTCCTGCATCGACTGCGGCGTGCGGTCGCCGACGGTGTGACGCAGGTACTCCCGCGCGAGCTCCAGGCTGTCGGGCTGGCCGGCGGCGAGCACGTGCAGGTTGGCCGGCGCCCACAGCCCCGCGCCCGACAGCGCGGTCGTGCCGCCGAACCGGTCGGACTTCTCGACCAGCAGCACCCGCAGCCCGGACACCGCTGCGGTCAGGGCACCGACCAGGCCGCCGGCTCCCGAACCGACCACGACGACGTCGTAATCCACGGTCTGCGACACGCCGTGAGTCAACTAGAACGTGTTTCAGTCGTCAAGGCAGCCGGGTGGTCAACCACGCCCGGCCCGCCGCACCACCGACGCCGCGTGCCGGCCGGCCCGGCGGCCGAAGAACGACCCCTCGCCGAGCTGCGTCCCGCTCGCATATCCCTTGCTGTCCTGGGCGATGTTGGCCGCGCACGCGCCCGCGGCGTACAGCCCCTCGACGACCGTGCCGTCGTCGCGCAGCACCTGCCCGTCGACCGACGTGCGCAGCCCACCGATCGTGAAGCCGGAGTAGGTGGCCTTGCCGAGCGACAGGTCGAACGCACCCCACGGCCCGTGGTCCTGCGGCTCGAGGAAGTCCGGGTGTTTGTGGAAGTCGCGGTCCTCGCCGCGCACCGCACGGGCGTTGTAGCGGTCGAGCGTCCGCTGCAACCGGCCCGCGGGGATGCCCAGCGCGCGCTCCATCTCCGCCACGGTCTCCCAGCCGTCGATGAACGGCGCCAGCGGGAAGACCGGCTGCTCCATGTGCGCGTCGTCGACGACGAGGTACGCCGTCGCGCCCGGTTGCTCCAGCACGAACCCGGCGGTCCGGGAGTGGTAGGAGTCCTCCGCCACGAACCGCGCACCGTCGCGGTTGACGATGACGCCGGTCAGCAGCCGCGCCGGCGGGTAGCAGGGGGCGGTCAGGAACGCCTGGTCCATGTGCCGTGTCGCTGCGCCGGCGGACATTCCCAGGCGGATGCCCAGCCCGTCGTCGTACGTGCTGCCGAGCGGCAACGACTTCTCCGCCAGCGCGGGCACGTGCGCGGCGACCATCTGCTCGTTCATCACGAACCCGCCGGCCGCGATGACGACGGCCCCGGCCCGCACGGCGCCGCCGTCGCGGAAGTGCTTGTAGGCCGCGCCCACGACCCGGCCCTGGTCGTCGACGACGAGGGCCGTCACGCCCGTCTCGTAGCGCACCTCGACGCCGAGGTCGCCCGCGCGCTTGACCAGCAGGTCGACGACCATCGCCGCGCCACCGGTGTCGCCCGGCACGGGCACCTTGTGCCCGCGCGGCGCGGGCTTCGCCTGCTCGCGAAACGGCCAGACCTTCTCGTTGCCGGAGTACATCAGCCCTTCGGTGCCCGGCTGGATGACGGCCTTCTCCGGGTAGTAGCTGCGCTCGAACCGGAAGCCCAGCCCCTCGAGCCAGTCGAAGTGCGCGACGCTGCCCTCGGCGTAGGCGCGGATCTTCTCCGGCTCGGGGTCGCGCGAGACCGCCATGAGGTAGCGGTACATCTCCTCCGGCGAGTCGTCGTGGCCGGTCGCCCGCTGCACCGCCGTGCCGCCGCCGAGGTAGAAGTGCCCGCCGGCCAGCGCACTGGTGCCACCCGCGACGGCGGCCCGCTCCAGCACCATGACCCGCGCCCCGGCCGCGGCCGCCTCGACCGCCGCACATCCACCGGAGGCCCCGAACCCCACGACCAGCACGTCGACCTCGTCGGACCAGTCGACCGACGACGCGGCGAGCGGGGTCGGGACGTCGTGCGGCACGCCCGAAGTCTGGTAGAACGCGTTCTAGCGGTCAACCGGGGAGGAGCCGGCATGGTCGACCGGCGCAGCCCGCCACCCGCCTCGATGATCGAGCGGATGACGCTGATCCTCGGCGCCTTCGACGGCTCCGCGCCGCGCCTCACCCTGCAGGAGATCGCCGACCGCAGCGGGCTGCCCCGCTCGACCACGCACCGGATCCTCGACACGCTCGTCCGGCTGCGCTGGCTGGAGCACCGTGGCGGCGGCTACCGGCTCGGCATGCGGTCGCTGGAGCTCGGTGGCCTGGCCGTGGCGCACAACGAGCTGCGCGAGGCGACCGCCCCCCTGCTCCACGACCTGCACCTGCGCACGCAGGCGACCGTGCACCTGTCGGTGCTCGACCGGCTCGACATCGTCTACCTCGACCGGGTCGCCGGGCGGGGCGGGTCGGCCGTCAAGACCCGCGTCGGCGGGCGCACGCCCGCACACGCGACCGCCGCGGGCAAGGCCATGCTCGCCTGGCTCGACCCGCGCGTGGTCGACGCGACGTTCCGCGACCGGCTCGTGCCGCGCACGCCCCGCACGCTGCCGACGGTCGAGGCGTTGGCCCAGGAGCTGGTCGCGGTGCGGGCCCGGGGCGGTGTCGCCTACGACCGCGAGGAGTCGGCCCCGGGCGTCGCCTGCGTCGCCGCACCGCTGCGCGGCAGCGGGCGGGCGATCGCCGCGATCTCCCTGACCGGGCCGGCCCGCGAGACCGACCTCGTCCGGCTGACGCCCTACGTCGAGCAGACGACGCGGCAGGCGAGCGCCGCGCTGTTCCCGCGGTTGCCCGACGACGACAGCCGGCGCGACCACCCGGTGCCGAGCGCGTGGCCACCGGGCGCCCTCGACAAGCTGCTGCAAGGCATGGGCGGCGACTACTGGCTCTGACCCCGGAGGGGACGGACATGACCGACCATGCCATCGGGCCGGCACGGCTCGGCATCGTCACGCCGGTGCTCACGCTCGTGCCCGGGCTGCACGGTGAGTGGGAACGCAGCGGGAGCATCGACGACGTGGTAGCCGTCGCCCGGTCGGCGGACCGACTCGGCTTCGCACACCTGACCTGCGCCGAGCACGTCGCCGTCTCGGCCGACACCGGGCGGCAGCGCGGGTCGATGTTCTGGGACCCGCTGGCGACGCTGTCCTACATTGCGGCCGTCACGTCGCAGATCCGGCTGGCCACGCACGTGCTGGTGCTCGGGCACCA harbors:
- a CDS encoding acetyl-CoA C-acetyltransferase; this encodes MAEAFLVEAVRSPVTRRGGGLAGVHPADLGAHVLRAVIERADVDPAAVEDVVFGCVDTIGPQAGDIARTCWLAAGLPEEVPGVTVDRQCGSSQQALHFAAQAVMSGTADLVVAGGVQNMSAIPISSAMLAGEQYGFAEPFTGSAGWVARYGDQPLSQFNSAEMIAQQWDISREEMEAFAFESHQRALRAIDEGRFAREIAAFGEVTEDLGPRRDTTLEKMAGLKPLQEGGRVTAAVSSQITDGAAALLVASEQAVREHGLTPRARIHHLSVRGADPVIMLTAPIPATAHALKKTGMSLDEIDLVEINEAFASVVLAWQRETGADLAKVNVNGGAIALGHPLGATGARLMTTLLHELERTGGRYGLQTMCEGGGQANVTIIERL
- a CDS encoding SDR family oxidoreductase yields the protein MTASFDASVVLVTGGTRGLGAGIAAAYAEAGARVIVCGRKPPDSSPHPFVSCDVRDPDQCRALVDEVVGTHGRLDVLVNNAGGSPYADAATVSPRFVERIVALNLLAPYYLSQAANAVMQQQDGGGVIVNIGSVAARRPAPGTSAYNAAKAGLAVLTRSLAIEWAPKVRVNQVTPGLVRTELAGQTYGDDIGAVEATVPMGRLASPADVAAACLLLSGPETGYVTGAELYVDGGGEAPAFLSAMKGSSDG
- a CDS encoding FAD-dependent oxidoreductase, with protein sequence MSQTVDYDVVVVGSGAGGLVGALTAAVSGLRVLLVEKSDRFGGTTALSGAGLWAPANLHVLAAGQPDSLELAREYLRHTVGDRTPQSMQDAFLEAAAPTIAWLEEHGVHFNYMTGYPDYHPGRPGALLTGRAITPKIFPRARLGEVPQPFVQKMPMGDGGPPIPDPGPEGPMWGGQSLIAQLLIACTAAGVDLWASTAFVDLLVDGGAVVGISARRDGEALEVRARAGVLLASGGFERNVEMRAAHQPGPVRHSDWTLGVEGNTGDGIRAGIALGARTDLMDDSWWAPGFLRPDGRPSFLLWERVTPGGIVVDRTGRRWLNEGVDYDTFGHLMLAAHDAGRPVIPSWFVFDEQFLQVSGFGGLRPGADPTPWVQAGALKRAGTLTALADLIGAVDLPQTVARWNESVDRGVDEEFGRGAEGSHERQLLWVFQRYPGIPGPHEHPNPSLGPIVQGPFYAAQVVLSDLGTKGGLICDEHARVLGGDGRPLPGLYACGNTMASMMGNTYPGPGAPITPAMAFAHVAAGDMAATFARAQV
- a CDS encoding FAD-binding protein yields the protein MPHDVPTPLAASSVDWSDEVDVLVVGFGASGGCAAVEAAAAGARVMVLERAAVAGGTSALAGGHFYLGGGTAVQRATGHDDSPEEMYRYLMAVSRDPEPEKIRAYAEGSVAHFDWLEGLGFRFERSYYPEKAVIQPGTEGLMYSGNEKVWPFREQAKPAPRGHKVPVPGDTGGAAMVVDLLVKRAGDLGVEVRYETGVTALVVDDQGRVVGAAYKHFRDGGAVRAGAVVIAAGGFVMNEQMVAAHVPALAEKSLPLGSTYDDGLGIRLGMSAGAATRHMDQAFLTAPCYPPARLLTGVIVNRDGARFVAEDSYHSRTAGFVLEQPGATAYLVVDDAHMEQPVFPLAPFIDGWETVAEMERALGIPAGRLQRTLDRYNARAVRGEDRDFHKHPDFLEPQDHGPWGAFDLSLGKATYSGFTIGGLRTSVDGQVLRDDGTVVEGLYAAGACAANIAQDSKGYASGTQLGEGSFFGRRAGRHAASVVRRAGRG
- a CDS encoding IclR family transcriptional regulator: MVDRRSPPPASMIERMTLILGAFDGSAPRLTLQEIADRSGLPRSTTHRILDTLVRLRWLEHRGGGYRLGMRSLELGGLAVAHNELREATAPLLHDLHLRTQATVHLSVLDRLDIVYLDRVAGRGGSAVKTRVGGRTPAHATAAGKAMLAWLDPRVVDATFRDRLVPRTPRTLPTVEALAQELVAVRARGGVAYDREESAPGVACVAAPLRGSGRAIAAISLTGPARETDLVRLTPYVEQTTRQASAALFPRLPDDDSRRDHPVPSAWPPGALDKLLQGMGGDYWL